Proteins from one Bufo gargarizans isolate SCDJY-AF-19 chromosome 8, ASM1485885v1, whole genome shotgun sequence genomic window:
- the UNKL gene encoding putative E3 ubiquitin-protein ligase UNKL isoform X3, with the protein MAPRHQQTPTLKSEHNALGTSTSSHNSLGLNGVTGSIWDFVSGSFSPSPSPVFSSGTTNSTSTSSNGSELSRVRRELDEAKRKIKRWEDSWQQVKQACDAWQKEAQEAKERAKAADADRQVALLQKEEVEGKLKKLQEEFDVLCVSPQFPLMRKYGDVEKLPLPKLHSIKSQLCSDLETIDGLIFQLHSQKCVVCHENDRSVVLQPCQHYVLCEQCASSKPECPYCKTKRMKCFFHLFEEPFIVLYVNP; encoded by the exons ATGGCTCCCCGCCATCAACAGACGCCGACACTCAAGTCTGAGCACAACGCCTTAGGCACTTCAACCTCTTCACACAACTCTTTAG GTTTAAATGGGGTGACGGGCAGTATTTGGGACTTTGTTAGCGGAAGTTTCTCACCCAGTCCCTCGCCAGTGTTTAGCAGTGGTACTACCAATTCCACCAGTACTAGCTCAAATGGTAGTGAGCTGTCCCGTGTTAGGAGAGAACTCGATGAGGCCAAGCGGAAAATAAAAAGATGGGAAGATTCTTGGCAACAAGTGAAACAG GCTTGTGACGCATGGCAGAAAGAAGCCCAAGAGGCAAAAGAGCGTGCCAAGGCAGCAGATGCAGACCGACAAGTAGCACTTTTACAGAAGGAAGAGGTGGAGGGCAAACTAAAGAAACTCCAGGAAGAATTTGATGTCTTGTGTGTATCTCCACAGTTTCCCTTAATGAGAAAATACGGCGACGTAGAAAAACTTCCTTTACCAAAGCTACATTCTATAAAAAGTCAACTTTGTTCCGACTTGGAAACAATAGATGGG TTGATATTCCAGCTCCATTCCCAAAAGTGTGTCGTCTGCCATGAAAATGACAGAAGTGTAGTCCTGCAGCCCTGCCAGCATTACGTCTTGTGTGAACAGTGTGCGTCCAGCAAACCGGAATGTCCTTACTGCAAGACCAAAAGAATGAAATG TTTCTTCCACTTATTTGAAGAACCTTTCATTGTCCTTTACGTTAACCCTTGA